The following are encoded together in the Anoplopoma fimbria isolate UVic2021 breed Golden Eagle Sablefish chromosome 9, Afim_UVic_2022, whole genome shotgun sequence genome:
- the uba6 gene encoding ubiquitin-like modifier-activating enzyme 6, whose product MAADSMEIDDSLYSRQRYVLGDSAMHQMAQSSVFLSGMGGLGIEIAKNIVLAGVKAVTLHDAKQCETWDLGSNFFIHKEDVLSQKRRVEAVCPRVAELNPYVHVDVSSSDLDDNTDLSFLGKYQCVILTEARLSLQKRVNDFCHSHQPPIRFIGCDAYGICVRVFCDFGEEFEVSDPTGEEPKEIFIQSITQDNPGVVTCMDDQPHGLQTGQSVVFREVNGMVEVNGTARPVSVLSPISFAIGDTSQLQPYAHGGFFVLVKSPKTYRFETLEKQLCDPQVLTPDFSKPEAPLQIHAAMMALDTFQEQHSRLPNVGCSQDAEVLLKLTEEVNATLSTKASVNAELVRCLSRTARGTLPPLAAAVGGLASQEVLKAITGKFAPLQQWFYLDAIEVVRPLQSVSAEEFLPKGDRYDGLRACIGESMCLELHKLRVFMVGCGAIGCEMLKNFALLGVGLASRSGEVCVTDPDLIEKSNLNRQFLFRPHHIQKPKSTTAAEATHEINPDLQVVAHLNKVCPATESIYNDSFYSRLNLVVTALDNVEARRYVDSRCLSNQKPLLDSGTMGTKGHTEIIVPNLTESYNSHRDPPEEEIPFCTLKSFPSVIEHTIQWARDKFENLFAHKPSMYNSFWQTHSSAEVVLQRMQRGESLEGSFQVIKLLSKRPSQWEQCITIARLKFEKYFKRKALQLLHSFPLDTRLKDGSLFWQSPKRPPAPIDFDLKDSLHFTFIVGTARLFAGIYNIPYSEKDFSEEVVTRLLSDVKIPEYRPSQKCIETDETAKKPDSMKLPLSSEEEREAISQLEQAIATDNVTAERLQVSPLQFEKDDDGNGHMDFVTAASALRARMYAIEPADRLKTKRIAGKIIPAIATATAAVAGLVALELVKVIGGYEFESLKNCFFNLAIPVVVLTEPAQVKQSLIRDNIYFSIWDCWTIFGREDFTLSDFMNAVKEKYGIEPTMVVHGVKMLYVPVMPGHSKRLKLTMQKLIKPSVDRRYVDLTVSFAPEADGDDDLAGPPVRYFFSRNGETP is encoded by the exons atggctgcagactcGATGGAGATTGACGACTCTCTTTACAG CCGCCAGCGATATGTGCTGGGAGACAGTGCTATGCACCAGATGGCCCAGTCCTCAGTCTTTCTCAGTGGAATGGGAGGACTGGGAATTGAGATAG CAAAGAATATCGTCCTGGCTGGCGTGAAG gcagtCACCCTTCATGACGCAAAGCAGTGTGAAACCTGGGATCTGGGCTCCAACTTCTTTATCCACAAAGAGGACGTGTTGAGCCAGAAGAGAAG GGTGGAGGCTGTGTGCCCACGGGTCGCAGAGTTGAACCCGTACGTCCACGTTGACGTGTCTTCCTCGGATCTGGACGACAACACCGATCTCAGCTTCCTCGGAAAGTATCAG TGTGTGATTCTGACTGAAGCCCGATTGAGCCTGCAGAAGAGAGTGAACGACTTCTGCCATTCACATCAACCTCCCATCAGA TTCATTGGCTGTGATGCGTACGGCATCTGCGTGCGGGTGTTTTGTGATTTCGGAGAGGAGTTTGAGGTGTCCGATCCCACAGGAGAGGAGCCCAAAGAGATTTTCATCCAAAGTATCACTCAG GACAATCCTGGGGTGGTAACCTGCATGGACGACCAACCCCACGGCCTCCAGACAGGCCAGAGTGTTGTCTTCAGAGAGGTCAATGGCATGGTGGAAGTCAACGGCACCGCACGCCCCGTTTCAG TCCTTTCCCCTATCAGCTTTGCAATAGGAGACACATCCCAACTACAACCATATGCACATGGAGGTTTCTTTGTTCTGGTGAAATCCCCCAAGACATACAGATTT GAGACATTAGAGAAACAGTTGTGTGATCCTCAGGTCCTGACTCCAGACTTCAGTAAACCAGAG GCCCCGCTACAGATCCATGCAGCAATGATGGCTCTGGACACCTTCCAGGAGCAGCACAGCAGACTCCCCAACGTCgg GTGCTCACAGGATGCTGAGGTTTTACTGAAGCTAACGGAGGAAGTGAATGCAACTCTCAGTACCAaa GCGTCCGTGAACGCCGAGTTGGTGCGCTGTCTGTCGAGAACAGCGAGGGGAACGCTCCCTCCGTTGGCAGCGGCTGTGGGAGGTCTAGCCAGCCAGGAAGTTCTTAAGGCCATCACAGGGAAGTTTGCGCCACTGCAGCAATGG TTTTATCTTGATGCCATCGAGGTAGTCCGGCCGCTTCAGTCCGTCTCTGCGGAGGAGTTTTTACCAAAGGGCGATCGCTACGATGGGTTACGAGCTTGCATCGGTGAATCAATGTGTCTAGAACTGCACAAGCTGAGGGTCTTCATG GTGGGCTGCGGGGCCATCGGCTGTGAAATGCTGAAAAACTTTGCCCTGCTTGGGGTGGGATTGGCCAGCAGATCAGGAGAG GTATGCGTCACAGACCCAGACCTCATAGAAAAGTCCAACCTCAATCGGCAGTTTCTCTTCAGACCACATCATATACAG AAACCGAAGAGCACCACGGCGGCAGAAGCCACTCACGAAATCAACCCAGACCTGCAGGTGGTCGCTCACCTCAACAAGGTGTGTCCTGCTACCGAGAGCATCTACAATGACTCCTTCTACTCCCGCCTGAACCTGGTGGTCACCGCGCTGGACAACGTGGAGGCCCGCAGATACGTGGACAG ccGATGTTTATCCAATCAGAAGCCTCTCTTGGACTCCGGCACCATGGGAACGAAAGGACACACAGAAATCATTGTGCCAAATTTGACAGAGTCCTACAATAgccat AGGGACCCCCCTGAAGAGGAGATCCCATTCTGCACTCTCAAGTCCTTCCCTTCTGTCATAGAGCACACCATTCAATGGGCCAGAGACAAG TTTGAGAATCTGTTTGCACACAAGCCCTCCATGTACAACTCCTTCTGGCAGACCCACTCCTCGGCCGAAGTGGTGCTACAG aggatGCAGAGGGGGGAAAGTCTGGAGGGGTCATTCCAGGTCATTAAGCTGCTAAGCAAACGGCCCAGCCAGTGGGAACAGTGCATCACTATCGCCCGTCTGAAGTTCGAAAAGTACTTCAAGAGAAAG gCCCTACAATTGTTGCACTCTTTCCCTCTGGACACAAGGTTAAAAGATGGaa GTTTGTTCTGGCAGTCCCCGAAAAGACCTCCAGCTCCTATTGATTTTGACTTGAAAGACTCTTT GCACTTCACTTTCATTGTCGGCACCGCCCGGCTCTTTGCAGGGATTTACAACATTCCCTACTCAGAAAAG GATTTCTCCGAAGAGGTGGTGACCAGGCTTCTCTCAGATGTCAAGATCCCCGAGTACAGGCCTTCACAGAAA TGTATAGAGACCGACGAGACGGCAAAGAAGCCCGATTCAATGAAGTTGCCTCTGAGCAgcgaggaagagagggaggccATCTCTCAGCTGGAGCAGGCCATTGCTACCGACAATGTCACAGCAG AGAGGTTACAGGTGAGCCCGCTGCAGTTTGAGAAGGACGACGACGGCAACGGCCACATGGACTTTGTCACGGCGGCGTCCGCCCTCAGAGCCAGGATGTACGCCATAGAGCCGGCAGACCGACTCAAGACCAAGCGGATCGCCGGCAAGATCATCCCCGCCATCGCCACGGCAACAGCTGCAGTGGCTGGATTG GTGGCCCTGGAGCTGGTCAAGGTGATCGGAGGCTACGAGTTTGAGTCTCTCAAAAACTGCTTCTTTAACTTGGCCATCCCTGTAGTGGTGCTCACCGAGCCTGCCCAAGTTAAACAGTCACTCATCAG GGACAACATTTACTTCTCCATCTGGGACTGTTGGACTATCTTTGGCCGAGAGGACTTCACCCTCTCTGACTTCATGAATGCAGTGAAG GAAAAGTATGGAATCGAACCCACTATGGTAGTCCATGGTGTGAAGATGCTCTATGTGCCTGTGATGCCCGGACACTCGAAGAGGCTCAAGCTAAC GATGCAGAAGCTGATCAAGCCATCCGTGGACCGCCGCTACGTCGACCTCACCGTGTCGTTCGCCCCAGAGGCGGACGGAGACGACGACCTGGCCGGCCCTCCCGTCAGGTACTTCTTCAGCCGCAATGGAGAGACGCCCTGA